A window of the Bacteroides thetaiotaomicron VPI-5482 genome harbors these coding sequences:
- a CDS encoding nucleotide sugar dehydrogenase: MINVIGLGYIGLPTALMMASHGVEVIGTDYNEQLVNTLNAGHTTFKEDGIDELFHNALKAGIKFTTEYQKTDIYVVSVPTPYDKFSKKVDACYVVAAVKEVMKVCPKGATVVIESTVSPGTIDKFVRPVIEENGFKIGEDINLVHAPERIIPGNMIYELLHNNRTIGADSREIGEKVKEYYASFCQGDIVVTDIRTAEMTKVVENTFRAVNIAFANELARICRHDNMNVYEIIRICNMHPRVNILQPGPGVGGHCISVDPWFLVGDYPQLAKVIDESMKTNDSQPTFVLERIYEIMKENNITDNRKVGLYGLTYKENVDDFRESPALQLLDIQQRHLARPLKCYDPFLENHKIAENQFSDFDEFLKDVDMVVLMVKHDHIKHNWDRLKGKVILDCFNICPLEGVYHI, from the coding sequence ATGATTAATGTAATTGGATTGGGTTACATCGGTCTTCCGACCGCCCTTATGATGGCCTCTCACGGAGTTGAGGTCATCGGTACTGACTACAACGAGCAGCTCGTTAATACCCTCAATGCAGGTCACACCACCTTCAAAGAGGATGGTATCGACGAACTCTTTCATAATGCCCTCAAAGCTGGCATCAAGTTCACTACAGAGTACCAGAAGACAGACATATATGTCGTGTCCGTTCCTACACCATACGACAAGTTTTCAAAGAAGGTTGACGCATGCTATGTAGTAGCAGCTGTCAAGGAAGTGATGAAGGTTTGTCCTAAGGGAGCAACCGTAGTTATCGAGTCAACTGTCAGTCCAGGAACCATCGACAAGTTCGTACGTCCTGTCATCGAGGAGAACGGCTTCAAGATTGGTGAGGACATAAACCTTGTGCACGCTCCTGAGCGTATTATCCCAGGCAACATGATTTATGAGCTTCTTCACAACAACCGCACTATTGGTGCTGACTCGCGTGAGATTGGTGAGAAGGTAAAAGAGTACTATGCAAGCTTCTGTCAGGGTGATATTGTAGTAACCGATATTCGTACTGCGGAGATGACCAAGGTGGTTGAAAACACCTTTCGTGCAGTTAACATCGCTTTCGCTAACGAGCTTGCACGTATCTGTCGTCACGACAATATGAACGTATACGAGATTATCCGCATCTGCAACATGCACCCACGTGTAAATATTCTTCAGCCAGGACCTGGTGTAGGTGGGCATTGTATTTCTGTCGACCCATGGTTCCTCGTTGGAGACTATCCACAGCTCGCTAAGGTAATCGATGAGTCGATGAAGACTAACGATAGCCAGCCAACATTCGTTCTTGAGCGCATTTATGAGATCATGAAGGAGAACAATATCACCGATAACCGTAAAGTAGGCCTTTATGGGTTGACCTATAAGGAGAATGTTGATGACTTCCGTGAGTCTCCAGCCCTTCAATTACTCGATATTCAGCAGCGCCACTTAGCTCGTCCATTGAAGTGCTACGATCCTTTTCTCGAGAACCACAAGATTGCAGAGAATCAGTTCTCTGATTTCGATGAGTTCCTGAAGGATGTTGATATGGTAGTATTGATGGTTAAGCACGATCACATCAAGCACAACTGGGATAGGCTCAAGGGTAAGGTGATATTGGATTGCTTCAATATTTGTCCACTTGAGGGAGTTTATCACATTTAA